AGGGCGTCTATTAAGAATCCTTTGTATCCTCAGTTTGTTGTAGAATACACGAACTTTTGCAataaaagtttcaaaaatatttcaaCATCGCGTCCAATTGATGTTGAAGTTTAATACCcagaaaaaattgaaaggttTCCATCTAATGGAATAGGATGAAAAAGAAGTGATTCAAGTTCTCAAGATGTCTTCGACTGTCGGTAGATTAGTTGCCACTGCTGGTGATATGGACGTAAGTGGCCTGGCTGCTATCGGGTACTACCTTAGGCTATATGCTGTCGAATTAATACTGGATGAATCAAGGGATCAGAGATCTGAAGAGCAAACACAGTTGGCTACGAAGCTATTAAACCAGGTAGAAGAGTACAAGACCGCTGTAGACACTTCTAAGGACGAAGACCAGGGTGcttttacaattttacaCGACCAAGATAAGGCCAAGACGTACGTATTGAATTTTACTATGTCATTATACAACGAGAAATTGAAGCAGTTAAAAGACGGAAACTGGGATGCTAGTCTACGGAGGGGACTGTGGTGCTGCTTGGATTTGTTTCAGTGTATGAGCAAAGTGTGGGGGATgcaaaatgaattgaaagatagGATAAAATATTGTAAAATATACTTGAGGAAAATCGCAAGGGAGAAACCACCAGTGCCTCAGGTGGATGACaaggaattggatgaaatgTTGGAAAAGCTGAATACAGAGTCCAAAGAGGAGAATAGTCCACCCGCATTTATTGATGAATCCGAGGAACGAGGTTCAGAGGGACCCACAGTAGAAGACTCAGAGCCAGAGCCAAATCCAGCGCCAGCGCCGGCACCAGAGCCAAAGATACCAGAGCCAAATATGCCAGAGCCTGAAAAGGCCACAGAACCATCGCACAAGGAGAGCATTCCGCTCACGCCTTCTCGTCCCGCTCCCGATTTTAAAACAATGATGGACAGATCCTCCTTATTTGGGCAGATTCAGAAAAAGGCCAAGTACGTTATAAGCGCGCTTGATTACGAAGACGTCAGTACTGCTAGACAGGAACTAACGTCTGCACTTTCGCTACTACAACAACTAGAGGAACAGTAAAGCAAAAAAATAATTCCGTTGAAGGAACGATGTCCGTTAACATGTTATATGTAAATATATCTGTAATAATAATGCCTACAACTTGTTTCCAAACGGGATCTATCTCTTTTTATTCCCCCCCTTATGAACAAGTGAATTGCTAATGTACATGATTTGAGTTGAGCAAACCAATGTTGTGCATCAATTTATTTAG
The genomic region above belongs to Zygosaccharomyces rouxii strain CBS732 chromosome F complete sequence and contains:
- the VTA1 gene encoding Vta1p (weakly similar to uniprot|Q07057 Saccharomyces cerevisiae YLR181C VTA1 Protein involved in endosomal protein sorting binds to Vps20 and Vps4 and may regulate Vps4function has coiled-coil domains mutants show class E vacuolar-protein sorting defects), with protein sequence MSSTVGRLVATAGDMDVSGLAAIGYYLRLYAVELILDESRDQRSEEQTQLATKLLNQVEEYKTAVDTSKDEDQGAFTILHDQDKAKTYVLNFTMSLYNEKLKQLKDGNWDASLRRGLWCCLDLFQCMSKVWGMQNELKDRIKYCKIYLRKIAREKPPVPQVDDKELDEMLEKLNTESKEENSPPAFIDESEERGSEGPTVEDSEPEPNPAPAPAPEPKIPEPNMPEPEKATEPSHKESIPLTPSRPAPDFKTMMDRSSLFGQIQKKAKYVISALDYEDVSTARQELTSALSLLQQLEEQ